From the genome of Candidatus Chlorobium masyuteum:
TCCTTTTTGCAGGGCTTTTACGGTAATGGAAAGTGTTCCCGATACAAACTGGCAGCACTTGCTCGGCAGTTTCCACTCAAACGTATGCTTTACGATTTTGTTTATGGTACTGCCACACATACCATCGAACTGTTGGTTCGGGCCTGGCGGGCGAAAATCAGGCGCGTATGGATAAGTTGGATTTCCACAGCCGATGTTCAAAGCGATATGCACCGGGTTTGGGCAGGGGATTTCTTTGAATGGCAAAATATTGCGATCAACGGACACTTCAGCATGAGCTGTTCCGACTAATGCCATACATAGTGCGACAGCCACAATTGCTAATTGTTTGATTCTTTTCATACGTTTCTCCTTTGTTCATTGAGGAGTTGCACTCCATTCCTGTAAACACAACTCCTGAGTTGTTAAGATTAAACCAGTCCGGAAAAAAGATTTTTCCGGACTGGTTTACTTGCTTACTGCTGGTGGTGATTGTACAGCGGCACTACAAAACTCTGAACAGGCAAGGCTTCCCTATCAAAGGGGTAATACGTAAATGATTCTTTTTTAATAGTATAAAATTACGTATAAATAGCATCAAAACAAAGCGTTCCGACATTTTGTCAGTCAAAGTATCAGTTTTTTGATGCTTGAAAGGCCGGGCTTGTGGGTGCATATTGCTGTTTTCAGATACGGCAACGCTACCGCAGCTATTTGAAAGGAGCTTGAATGTATGTTCTGCTACTATTTTTCACATTCTTTATACTGCAAGACGATTCTGAATTCTGGTCGGTACCCAAAGCCCCGCACAAAACAAAAAGCCGTTCCTTCCCTGAATCCTATTCTATAAACACAAGATCAATCATCTGCTGCACGATATCCATGTGGCGCTGCTCATCCGACGATATTCGCAACAGAGTCTGTTTGACCGTCTGATCCTCAACATTCTCGGCAATGGTTCGCACGACATCACGCTGAAGTTTTTCATACCTGCCCAGTGAGTCGAAAAAACCTCTCAGATCTTCATTAGTATACATTGGTATCGCTGTTTGATATTGAAACAACAAGGCTGTTGAGCATGGCTTCATGGAGTATTGAATCCTCTTTCAGGATATCCATAAGGTAGTGTAGTTTACCCAGTACCTCCCCATCGAGGCTTGACTGATTGAGCGCTATGCTCAGGTGTTTTGTAATCAGTGCAACAAGGGCCTCCTCGGAGAGCGCAGCCATCTTGAGCTTTTTGACTAACTCCTGTTTTTCAATCATTGGTTGCGGTTGTTTTTGTTATCTGAAAATATTCTGCCAGCCAGGCAAGGCTGTTTACATAGTAGTCGTCAGCTTCGTTGTAGTAGTATTCATCATTTTTCCGGTGGATAAAATCCCGGAGATGCTGCAGCATTTCCGGAGCGACAGAAGACTTTGCCGCCTCTGTTGCCGCATAGGCAGCGCAATAGAAAAGCGGGTTTTCCATGGAGGATTTTGTTGCGTCGCTACCGGAATAACCGGATACAATTTTGCCGTTTTCTCTGAACTCCTGCTCGAAAAATTCTGAAAACCTGCGCAGCACCTTCAGTGCCCGGTGATCATCGTTGAGCCGGTAATCCGCAGCAACCCGTAATGGCACTCTTACCGCATCCCAGCCATACACATTCTCTCTACCCGGCATAGGGAGAATATTTCCCTGCGGGTCAAGCGCACACCAGTCGGGTACCAGACCCGGCTTCCGGCTGCTCTTCTGAAGGCGCCCGAGCAGGTCATACGTTGTATCGACCAGCTCCATCCATCGGTTGTCTTCGGTGACCGCATAAAACAATTTGAAATGAGATGGTGCATAATAGGATGGGTTTTGGGGAACCGTTTCGGGAGTACCACCCCCTTCCCCGGCCGGCCAGGGGAGCAGATAGAGTCTGTTGTTAACCAGCACGGTCTCTTTGTCAAGAATACTCTGGAGTACCTTTCGGGCCAGGTCGAGGTAGTGTGATTCCTGCCAGGTGTGCCAGGCGAGCAGAAGGCTGTAGGCATAATCGATATCGGCGTCAGAAGCAGCAGTAGAATCGCTTACCCTGCCGTTTTCAAAATGCCATGCGAGCAGATCGTCTCCATGCGACTCCCTGCGTGAAAGCTCTGCTTTGCTCCATGCAAGACATTCGTCAAAGGTTTTTCTGTCATCCATCAGTACTGCGCGGAGCATGGCGTAAGCCTCACCTTCGGAGACTGTATCATTGCTGTTTTGCGGGCGGACTACCCGCCCTTCTGTAATGAACGTGCGTTTGTAATGAACCCATGAACCGCGAACGACCTCTTCGGGATCGACCGGCGCGGCGGAACAACTGCTCGACAGAAGCTGCACCAGAGAGAGGAGCAGGAGTGGTATAAGATTTTTCATTTTCGGTTGAAGTAAAATATCGATCCGAACATAAGAGCATGCAGCGCTATCCATACCATGTTCAGGGCAATTGCCACGGTCGGTTCTTCATAAAACCGGTAGGCTCCCCGGCTCAAGGCAACGAGATGCAGGGCAAACAATGAAAGCTGTATGGAGAGCGTTCTCAACGGAACATTTCTTGCGCCCTCCTTGGAGGTAATCTGGAACCCTTTTTTCCGGTTGAAGAGTACCTGCAATGAGGCCCAGACATAGACCGGCATCGTCATCATACTCAACATCTGCACCTTGAAAATATTACGTGCCGAATAGTTTTTCTCTCTCATACTTGAGTAATAGACCATAAAGGAGAGGAGGAAATAGGGCACAAAGGTCAACAGATAGACCTCCGGTGCCATAAAAAAGGAGGGGATGTTAAAAAAGATATACATGATCGGCCCGGCCATCAGGAAGAGATCAGCCCATCCGATAAAGTAGTAGCTGGAGCTGAGTGCGTACTCAAACCACTGGATCGGCCTGATCGCCTTGATGTTAGTAATAAAGAGCAGAAGAAGTTTTCGGAAGAGCTGAAAACTGCCCATGGCCCATCGGCTCTGCTGCTTGAAATATGAGCCCAGATCTTCGGGAGCCATACCGAAGGTGAATGCTTTGTTGTAGTAGAGTGACTTCCAGTGGTTTTTGTGCAGTTTCAGTGAGGTTGCAAAATCCTCCGTAACCGTATCCTCCTCAAATCCGCCTACATCCTCAAGCGCGCTCCGGCGGAGCACGACATTGGTTCCGCAGCAGAACATCGAGTCATGGGAGGATTTTGCTTCACAGACATACTCAAAAAAAACAGCCTGCTGTGCATTGGCCACGAGTGCTACCGGACTGACCTTTATATTGGTATAAAATTGCGGGGTCTGAACAAAAGAGAGGCGGTCATCACCCTCAAGAAATGGAAGCACTTTATCGAGAAACTGCGACATCGGGTTCTGGTCGGCATCAAACACGGCAATATATTTCTCCTTCATGGTTGCCATGAAGTCGTTGATCAATCCGGCCTTTGCCCCCCGGTTATTCGGACGGGTGAAGAGCTCAACGCCATACTCATCGGCAAGTTCTCTTGCTTCCTGTTTATACTGTTCAATCGAAGAGTCATCAAGCAGGTAAATTTTCTTGTTGGGGTATTCAAGGTTGATACAGGTAAGCAGGGTATCGGCAACAATGTGTTTTGGTTCATGTCGGGCAGGAATGACGATGGCGACGGAGGCATCCTCTCCGGGCTCTTTTTGAATCTGCTCCCTGACCGGTTTTTGATCACGCAGAATATTGAGGAAAAAAGCGAACGAGTGAACCATGAGAAAGGACTCTGCGCAAAAAAACAGTACGGCGAATATCTGCTCGAAGAGGTTGACTCTTGCATGGTAAAGCGAGAAGGTGCGGGCCAGAAGATAGAGGGTAAGCATAATTAACAGCACTACGATCTGGACCACAAATATTCTGGATTTATTGCTCTGCTTCATAGGATCGTCAAGTCTGGAAGTGGTTTTTTAAAAACTCCACAGAAGTTCACCTTGCAGCCGCCGGTCCTGATAGATCGACGCCGATGTATCCCATGTGTATTGATATTCCACCGATGAAGAGAACCGTTGGCTCCAGTCATGGTGGAACCCGGCCTGAACCTGGTGTGATACATTGCCTCCTGGCTCCAGACTCAGTCGGAAAGCCGACGAGAAATAGCTGTCGTTTCCACCCTGAAAAAGCTCCGCATTTTGAAAATGATGCCGCCATTCAATGCCTGCCGTATGCGTGACAAATGATGAGGGAGTCCAGTAGGTTTTGCTGTGCCGGTTGAAAGCATACTCCTGTATCCGGTAGCTTATGTTCAGCCGTTCCGGGTCATAGAGCAGGCGCGCAGTCAGATCCGCTCCGGCGGTTATGAGCCTATTGCCGTCGGAATAGAGGTCAAGGGCGTAGTCAGCTCCCGCACTCCAGCGATGGTATCCGTCATAGACTACCCGGCCCTGCCATCGGCTTGTCTGAAGATGGTTCCGGTATGTTGTAGAGTTTTGTATCACCTCTTCACGGTGGAACCCGAGGCCGAGATGAAGGTTATCAACCGGAGTGCTTACCGCCTCGGCGTATCCGGTTTGACTATCCTGCAAGCCATCAGAGTTCTGACGCCACCCTGAAGCCGCACGCAAAAGCATATCCGGCTGGTTGCGGTATTCAATGCCGAAGGTCAAACCCCGGCTTATGGGGGTCAGTGAGGTTTCATCAAAATGATAGAACCGGCTGTCGAGCTTCATAAACAGTGAAAGCTTATCCTGCACCTGACGGGAGAAGGTTGAGTAATAGCCGGAGAATGCTACATCGGTCAGTCGGCCTCCACTTATCGCTTTAAAGAACTCGGCGCCACTCTGAACCTGCGTCATGGATATGTACTGCCTTGTTTTCTCTCTGGCCGATATGGCCATCTGGTGATCAGGAACAGCGGCGAGCAGTTCGTCATAGGTTGAGGCAGCATCACTCCATCGGCCCTGCTGCATGGAGAGCTGGCCAAGGTCAAAGAGTGCTTCAGGGTTATCCGGTT
Proteins encoded in this window:
- a CDS encoding glycosyl hydrolase family 8, encoding MKNLIPLLLLSLVQLLSSSCSAAPVDPEEVVRGSWVHYKRTFITEGRVVRPQNSNDTVSEGEAYAMLRAVLMDDRKTFDECLAWSKAELSRRESHGDDLLAWHFENGRVSDSTAASDADIDYAYSLLLAWHTWQESHYLDLARKVLQSILDKETVLVNNRLYLLPWPAGEGGGTPETVPQNPSYYAPSHFKLFYAVTEDNRWMELVDTTYDLLGRLQKSSRKPGLVPDWCALDPQGNILPMPGRENVYGWDAVRVPLRVAADYRLNDDHRALKVLRRFSEFFEQEFRENGKIVSGYSGSDATKSSMENPLFYCAAYAATEAAKSSVAPEMLQHLRDFIHRKNDEYYYNEADDYYVNSLAWLAEYFQITKTTATND
- a CDS encoding glycosyltransferase family 2 protein, with product MKQSNKSRIFVVQIVVLLIMLTLYLLARTFSLYHARVNLFEQIFAVLFFCAESFLMVHSFAFFLNILRDQKPVREQIQKEPGEDASVAIVIPARHEPKHIVADTLLTCINLEYPNKKIYLLDDSSIEQYKQEARELADEYGVELFTRPNNRGAKAGLINDFMATMKEKYIAVFDADQNPMSQFLDKVLPFLEGDDRLSFVQTPQFYTNIKVSPVALVANAQQAVFFEYVCEAKSSHDSMFCCGTNVVLRRSALEDVGGFEEDTVTEDFATSLKLHKNHWKSLYYNKAFTFGMAPEDLGSYFKQQSRWAMGSFQLFRKLLLLFITNIKAIRPIQWFEYALSSSYYFIGWADLFLMAGPIMYIFFNIPSFFMAPEVYLLTFVPYFLLSFMVYYSSMREKNYSARNIFKVQMLSMMTMPVYVWASLQVLFNRKKGFQITSKEGARNVPLRTLSIQLSLFALHLVALSRGAYRFYEEPTVAIALNMVWIALHALMFGSIFYFNRK